The Hyalangium minutum genomic interval GCGGTCTGAGTACCCCACGCCACGGCGAAGGGCGCCGTAGTGTCCGTCCCGATCAGCGTCTGGCCGTCATAGACCTCCACGCGCGTCACGTTGAAATCGTCCTCGGCCGCGACCTTCACTGTGAACGTGCCGGTGATCTGCTGATTGGCCACAGGCGCCGTGATGACCGCCGTGGGAGCTGCGACGTCCACCGCCTCCCCTACTCCGAAGACCAGATCGTCCCGATCATCGATGGGGCCGTTGCTACACGGCGTGGGGAACATCTCCCCGTAGTGATAGTTGGCGCGCACAGCCTGCACACGCCCCTCGGGGAGCACGTACTCCGACGAGAACACCTGAAGGTCTCGCATGTTCCAGTCCAGCCGGTGCGTGGCCAGGTGCGTCCACACGGGCGCAGAGGCATCGGTCGCGGAGAAGAGCTCCACGACGTAGCCGGGGAAGAGGTCCGCCTCGACGGCGACATCGACCCGGACTCGTCGGCCTGCCGCGAAGGGGAGCCCATCCGACCGCGACACCCGAAGCCAGTGGATCTGCTCGTCTCGATAGGAGTTATCCGTGCCATCCGCACAGCTACCTCCGATCGTGTTCGGCGCGTGGGGCTCGGGGCCATAGAACCCGCGGCCCTGCACCAGCGCCGCAGTGTCACAGATCGAGGAGCCCTCTGGGCATGTCGGGACGCCCCTGCCCAGGTCGTACTCGGCCGAGCCCGGCTGGGCCACCGTGACGGTCACCGGCACACTCAAGGTGCGATTGCCCTGTTCATCCCTGGCCTCTGCGGTCAGCGTGTGGGTACCGTTCGGGACCGCGTGGGAGTCCCAGGTCAGAACGAACGGCGCCGAGTACACCGCCTTGACGAAGGTGCCATCGGCGTAGAAGTACACCGAACTCACGCTGCGGTCGTCGCTGGCGGACGCCTCGACCGAGACCATGCCCGCCAGAGAGGCTCCCTGCGCCGGCGAGATGATGCTCACCGCCGGAGGCACGTAGTCATTGTCCACGATGATGGAGACCGGAGCCGAGGTCGTCACGTGCCCATCGCCGTCGTAAGCCTTCGCCGTGAGCACATGGGGGCCGTTCGGGAAGTCATCGGTGAACCAGAAAGTGCTGTAGGTGGCCGAGGTCACCGACGTCATGTAGTTCCCATCCAGGAAGAACTCGACCCGGCTCACCGAGACGTCGTCCTTGGCGTCTGCCGTGATCCAATCCAAGCCGTGGACCCTGGCGCCCTGCACCGGAGAGGTAATCGCGACCGTGGGCTCGCCCAGAGCGCCGCGAACCGTGCCGAAGACCGGAGCAAGGTCCTCCAGAGCGTTGTCATCCTGGGGCCCACAGGCCATCAACGCGAACCCCGCGATCAAGCAGAACTGGAAAAATCGCATATCTCTATTTGCCGGAGAGGCATGCGACTGGATCCGCCAAGTTCACGTGGGGGCCGACCCGCTAATGGACCGTCACGACCACGGGTGCGGAGGTGGTGACGTTGCCGGCCGAGTCCGTAGCCCGAGCGGTCAGCGTGTGCTGGCCCTTGGACACGAACAGCGTGCTCCAGTTCAGGCTGTAGGGCGCGGAGGTGTCCGTGCCGATAACGGTGGCTCCATCGTAGAAGACCACCTGGGTCACGGCGTTGTTGTCGGCCGCCGTCGCCTGGATCGCCGTGC includes:
- a CDS encoding Ig-like domain-containing protein, whose translation is MRFFQFCLIAGFALMACGPQDDNALEDLAPVFGTVRGALGEPTVAITSPVQGARVHGLDWITADAKDDVSVSRVEFFLDGNYMTSVTSATYSTFWFTDDFPNGPHVLTAKAYDGDGHVTTSAPVSIIVDNDYVPPAVSIISPAQGASLAGMVSVEASASDDRSVSSVYFYADGTFVKAVYSAPFVLTWDSHAVPNGTHTLTAEARDEQGNRTLSVPVTVTVAQPGSAEYDLGRGVPTCPEGSSICDTAALVQGRGFYGPEPHAPNTIGGSCADGTDNSYRDEQIHWLRVSRSDGLPFAAGRRVRVDVAVEADLFPGYVVELFSATDASAPVWTHLATHRLDWNMRDLQVFSSEYVLPEGRVQAVRANYHYGEMFPTPCSNGPIDDRDDLVFGVGEAVDVAAPTAVITAPVANQQITGTFTVKVAAEDDFNVTRVEVYDGQTLIGTDTTAPFAVAWGTQTAADGTHTLTAKAYDAVGHVGTSAPLSMIVDRNRPGVALTAPARASVVRGVVQLTASASDDRGVTRVEFYEYGYYASALIGTDTTAPYSVPWDTLAFSNVQHGMFARAFDIAGNYQDSEIIGITVDNASPTVVITSPANGAKVSLSTTIQANASDTNGVAQVAFYDGSKLIGTDTTAPYSVTWGLLLVSRGQHTLTARATDLVGNVTTSALVVVTVQ
- a CDS encoding Ig-like domain-containing protein, translated to MDNLGPTVAITSPANGSSVFLSTAIQATAADNNAVTQVVFYDGATVIGTDTSAPYSLNWSTLFVSKGQHTLTARATDSAGNVTTSAPVVVTVH